One genomic segment of Gemmatimonadota bacterium includes these proteins:
- a CDS encoding VOC family protein, giving the protein MSQHNEFGLSAIGQVSVRVKDLDRAVAFYRDQLGIRFLFQVPNMAFFDCAGVRLMLNIPEEGFEDIHTSILYYKVDDIQDAYQVLKDRDVQFVGRPHKIADLEDHELWMAFFRDSEMNLLALMAEIPHRQ; this is encoded by the coding sequence ATGTCGCAACATAACGAATTCGGCCTTTCGGCCATCGGCCAGGTTTCCGTCAGGGTGAAGGATCTCGACAGGGCCGTTGCCTTCTATCGCGATCAGTTGGGCATTCGGTTCCTGTTCCAGGTGCCGAACATGGCGTTCTTCGACTGCGCAGGCGTACGGCTCATGTTGAATATCCCCGAGGAGGGGTTTGAAGATATTCACACTTCCATTCTGTATTACAAAGTCGACGATATCCAGGATGCCTACCAGGTTTTGAAGGACCGGGACGTACAGTTTGTTGGACGGCCGCACAAGATCGCCGATCTTGAGGATCACGAGCTATGGATGGCGTTCTTCCGGGACAGCGAGATGAACCTCCTGGCGCTCATGGCCGAGATCCCCCACCGGCAGTAG